ATGCCAGTTACATGGAAGGCTATCCCGAGGCAGAGATACCCGACGAACCCGACCACTGTTACTGCGCTCCCAATCGATGACAGCCGAAAAATTCGGTAAAGCTCTCGCTCAAGCGGCGTCGATGGGTGCCACGTCCGCAGAGGGGAAGGATGGGGCATCTAGCTACGGCCAGAGCCCTCGTGCTTCGTGTGCTTCCGCAATGCGGGACAGTGCCACGATGTAGGCCGCATCACGCCAGGTGACGTCCCGCTGCTCGAACTCCGTTCGAACAGCATCCCAGGCGGCTTGCATCTCGGTTTCAAGTTCTTCATTTACCCGTTCGAGCGACCACGCTCTCCGATTGATGTCCTGAAGCCACTCGAAGTAGCTGACCGTGACCCCGCCAGCGTTGGCGAGAATGTCTGGAACCACTGCGACATCTCGTTCGGCAAGAATCGAATCAGCCGACGATGTTGTCGGACCATTCGCGCCTTCAACAACGAGGTCTGCAGCAACCGCTTCCGCGTTCCCTTCGGTGATTACATTACCAAGTGCTGCGGGAATGAGGACGTCGACGTCGAGTGTGAGCAGATCGTCGTTCGAAATAACGTTGTCAGCGTACTTCGTGACCGCCTCGGGCTCCTCATCGTGTGACGGAACGGACGCCGTATCGATCCCGTCTGGCTCGTACATTGCGCCGTTCACGTCACTAATCGCGACGACGGTCGCACCCCAATCGTCGAGGAGGCGGGCCGCGTTCGCTCCGACGCTCCCGTAGCCTTGGACTGCAACAGTCGTCTCTTCGAGCGGGCAGTCGTAGTACTCACAAGCGAGTTGCGTGATAATCGCGACACTCCGTCCTGGCGCTTCTTCACGACCCTCGCTACCACCGACAACTGGCGGTTTGCCAGTGACGACTCCTGGCGTCGTCTCGCCCTCCTGCAT
The sequence above is a segment of the Halogranum gelatinilyticum genome. Coding sequences within it:
- the gdhB gene encoding glutamate dehydrogenase GdhB, translating into MVAHSPQEQERAEPTEFESALETARRQLAHAATHLDLNPNVVERLKYPAKVHEVKVPVERDDGTVEVFTGYRAQHDSVRGPYKGGLRYHPDVTRDECVGLAMWMTWKCAVMDIPFGGAKGGVVVNPKELRPDEKERLTRRFTQEIRDVIGPTRDIPAPDMGTDAQTMAWIMDAYSMQEGETTPGVVTGKPPVVGGSEGREEAPGRSVAIITQLACEYYDCPLEETTVAVQGYGSVGANAARLLDDWGATVVAISDVNGAMYEPDGIDTASVPSHDEEPEAVTKYADNVISNDDLLTLDVDVLIPAALGNVITEGNAEAVAADLVVEGANGPTTSSADSILAERDVAVVPDILANAGGVTVSYFEWLQDINRRAWSLERVNEELETEMQAAWDAVRTEFEQRDVTWRDAAYIVALSRIAEAHEARGLWP